In one Cellulomonas sp. JZ18 genomic region, the following are encoded:
- a CDS encoding isoprenylcysteine carboxyl methyltransferase family protein — MLTLYVVVVALTAVERLAELVVSSRNARWSFERGGVESGRGHFPAMVLLHTALLVACVVEVLVADRPFVPWLGWPALVLVVASQALRWWCIGTLGPRWNTRVIVVPGLPLVARGPYRWFRHPNYVAVVVEGIALPLVHTAWVTALVFTVLNAVLLLRFRIPAEERALQAATAA; from the coding sequence GTGCTGACGCTCTACGTCGTCGTCGTCGCGCTCACCGCCGTCGAGCGCCTGGCCGAGCTGGTCGTCTCGTCCCGCAACGCGCGCTGGTCGTTCGAGCGCGGGGGCGTGGAGAGCGGCCGTGGCCACTTCCCCGCCATGGTGCTGCTGCACACCGCCCTGCTCGTCGCGTGCGTCGTGGAGGTGCTGGTCGCCGACCGGCCCTTCGTGCCCTGGCTCGGCTGGCCGGCGCTCGTGCTCGTCGTGGCGAGCCAGGCGCTGCGCTGGTGGTGCATCGGCACGCTCGGGCCGCGCTGGAACACGCGCGTCATCGTGGTGCCGGGGCTGCCGCTCGTCGCCCGCGGCCCGTACCGGTGGTTCCGCCACCCCAACTACGTGGCCGTCGTGGTGGAGGGGATCGCCCTGCCGCTCGTGCACACGGCCTGGGTGACGGCCCTCGTGTTCACGGTCCTCAACGCCGTGCTGCTGCTGCGGTTCCGCATCCCCGCCGAGGAGCGCGCGCTGCAGGCCGCCACCGCGGCGTAG